A genomic window from Pseudomonadales bacterium includes:
- a CDS encoding HlyD family efflux transporter periplasmic adaptor subunit, producing the protein MNPAGWCGPVVLIACLSGCGTPVADYAVGTLERDRIELAAFSTEPIRMIRVQEGDRVPAGTALLEQDTAKLDVALSRARADRDRALAVLREAEAGPRAQEIERARSRLAAASSALQTARHELERQQSLVSANYTSRSQIDISTSQVDEALARREEIEAQLAELLEGTRSEQVDQARAAYTAASALVEDLEIDLSRAVLRAPVDALVEALPYEIGERPQAGRSAVVLLDASRLYARVHIPEPQRTLLKTGAPAQLRVDGHPEDFAGRIRWIASAAAFTPFYALTQHDRSRLVYLAEVDILEPADLPVGVPVEVRFPDSESLLPDTESLLSDSESLPSG; encoded by the coding sequence ATGAACCCAGCAGGCTGGTGCGGCCCCGTTGTCCTGATTGCCTGCCTCAGTGGTTGTGGTACGCCGGTGGCCGATTACGCGGTGGGCACCCTGGAGCGGGATCGCATCGAACTCGCCGCCTTCAGTACCGAGCCCATCCGCATGATCCGGGTGCAGGAAGGAGACCGGGTGCCAGCCGGCACCGCGCTGCTGGAGCAGGACACCGCCAAGCTCGACGTGGCGTTGAGCCGCGCCCGGGCTGATCGCGACCGCGCTCTCGCGGTACTGCGGGAGGCCGAAGCCGGGCCCCGTGCCCAGGAGATAGAGCGTGCCAGATCGCGTCTCGCCGCTGCATCGAGTGCGCTGCAGACCGCGCGCCACGAACTCGAAAGACAACAGTCCCTGGTCAGTGCCAATTACACCAGCAGAAGTCAGATAGACATTTCAACCAGCCAGGTCGATGAGGCCCTGGCGCGGCGGGAAGAAATCGAAGCCCAGCTTGCGGAACTGCTCGAAGGCACGCGCAGCGAACAGGTGGATCAGGCGCGCGCCGCCTACACCGCCGCCAGTGCGCTTGTGGAAGATCTTGAAATTGATCTGAGCCGCGCCGTGCTGCGGGCGCCCGTCGATGCCCTGGTCGAAGCGCTGCCCTACGAAATCGGTGAGCGTCCCCAGGCAGGCAGGAGCGCGGTGGTGCTGCTCGACGCCTCAAGGCTATACGCCCGGGTCCACATACCCGAACCCCAGCGCACGCTGCTGAAAACGGGGGCTCCTGCTCAACTGCGGGTAGATGGCCATCCGGAGGATTTTGCGGGTCGTATCCGCTGGATAGCGAGTGCTGCGGCATTTACGCCGTTTTACGCATTGACACAGCATGATCGCAGCCGGCTCGTCTATCTGGCGGAGGTTGATATTCTGGAACCTGCGGATCTGCCGGTGGGGGTGCCGGTCGAGGTGCGCTTTCCAGACTCGGAGTCCCTCCTTCCAGACACGGAATCCCTCCTTTCAGACTCGGAGTCCCTCCCCAGTGGCTGA
- a CDS encoding TetR family transcriptional regulator, giving the protein MKTRKVPEQIPPNPVGRPSGEQGVEARGRLIHVAAERFAAQGFDGTSLKQVAEGAGVTPAMVAYYFKDKAGLLEAVVIDGLERLFGALEGAVAASQTEPLVPVLVRSYLRVISADPWIPQLLMREVISRDTPLRTLFVERFARRALALVPARVMEEMQAGRLNADLDPRFTLLSLIGICVFPFLAHPVLGPLFGYELDSAFGRSYGDHAVALLMRGMGAGGNSPDGPAGEMPEEAASGGRE; this is encoded by the coding sequence GTGAAAACCCGGAAAGTACCGGAGCAGATCCCGCCCAATCCGGTGGGCCGTCCTTCCGGCGAGCAGGGAGTGGAAGCGCGCGGCCGGCTGATTCATGTGGCGGCGGAGCGGTTCGCGGCCCAGGGTTTCGACGGCACCAGCCTGAAACAGGTCGCCGAAGGCGCAGGCGTGACACCGGCAATGGTGGCCTACTACTTCAAAGACAAGGCCGGGCTGCTGGAAGCGGTGGTGATCGATGGGCTGGAGCGGCTGTTCGGCGCACTCGAGGGCGCAGTTGCGGCGTCCCAGACCGAGCCCCTGGTGCCCGTTCTGGTGCGCAGTTATCTCCGCGTCATCAGTGCCGATCCCTGGATTCCGCAACTGCTGATGCGGGAGGTGATCTCCCGGGACACACCGTTACGCACACTGTTCGTGGAGCGTTTCGCGCGTCGGGCGCTGGCTCTGGTGCCGGCCAGGGTCATGGAGGAAATGCAGGCCGGTCGACTCAATGCGGACCTGGATCCCCGTTTCACATTGCTGTCCCTGATCGGCATCTGTGTCTTTCCGTTCCTTGCCCATCCGGTGCTGGGCCCGCTGTTTGGTTATGAACTCGACAGCGCCTTCGGCCGCAGCTACGGCGACCATGCAGTGGCTCTGCTGATGAGGGGCATGGGTGCCGGCGGAAACTCTCCGGATGGACCAGCGGGTGAAATGCCGGAAGAAGCGGCCTCAGGAGGCAGAGAATGA
- a CDS encoding D-cysteine desulfhydrase family protein: protein MPLDWLNTLPRQLLGLLPTPLQPLDRLSAELGGPRVWVKRDDCTGLATGGNKTRKLEYLLGAASAAGADTVITFGAVQSNHARQTAAACAVAGMECHLLLARKVPWDDVNYEHLGNPQLDRLLGASVHLVDAREFNSRYAALRAELEARSRRVYVIPTGGSNATGALGYAACAAELIDQASALEELQLTDIAHASSSAGTQAGLIAGFAALKPSPDIRVHGINVSEPDQQSLFDAVQKIASELLQTHQPGTQLDPGQILIDSRYLGEGYGLPTRLTVEAIRKVAACEGLLMDPVYSGKAMGGLIDRIRRGEFDTVQDLVFIHTGGSAALPVYGSVL, encoded by the coding sequence ATGCCTCTGGACTGGTTGAACACCCTGCCCCGCCAGCTTCTCGGTCTGCTGCCGACGCCGCTGCAGCCCCTGGATCGACTGAGTGCCGAACTCGGTGGACCCCGTGTCTGGGTCAAGCGCGACGACTGCACCGGACTGGCGACCGGCGGCAACAAGACACGCAAGCTTGAATACCTGCTGGGCGCGGCCAGCGCGGCGGGTGCGGACACGGTGATCACTTTCGGCGCCGTGCAGTCCAACCACGCCCGCCAGACGGCCGCCGCCTGCGCTGTTGCCGGTATGGAATGCCACCTGCTGCTGGCGCGGAAGGTGCCCTGGGACGACGTCAACTATGAACATCTCGGTAACCCGCAGCTCGATCGCCTGCTCGGTGCCAGCGTTCATCTGGTGGATGCCCGGGAGTTCAACAGCCGCTATGCCGCACTGCGTGCAGAACTGGAGGCCCGTTCACGTCGTGTGTATGTCATTCCCACTGGCGGTTCCAACGCCACCGGCGCACTCGGTTATGCCGCCTGTGCAGCGGAACTCATCGACCAGGCCAGTGCCCTTGAGGAACTGCAGCTCACGGACATTGCCCATGCAAGTTCCAGCGCAGGTACCCAGGCCGGCCTTATCGCCGGTTTCGCCGCCCTTAAGCCTTCGCCTGACATACGTGTGCACGGAATCAACGTCTCGGAGCCGGATCAGCAGTCGCTTTTCGATGCGGTGCAGAAAATCGCCTCCGAACTGCTGCAGACACACCAGCCCGGGACACAACTCGATCCCGGGCAGATCCTGATCGACTCGCGATATCTTGGTGAAGGCTACGGTCTGCCCACTCGGCTGACAGTGGAGGCCATCCGCAAAGTGGCAGCCTGCGAAGGGCTGCTTATGGATCCGGTTTATTCCGGCAAGGCAATGGGCGGACTGATCGATCGCATCCGTCGTGGCGAGTTCGACACTGTGCAGGATCTGGTTTTCATTCATACCGGCGGTAGCGCCGCTCTGCCGGTATACGGCTCGGTGCTCTGA
- a CDS encoding NAD-dependent malic enzyme codes for MAQKIVHTQLRGNGVLRDPLLYKGTAHTHEERELLGLHGLIPAGYNTQDQQAVRFYERLCTVAEPLARYRDLLALQDRNEHLFYRILIDHLAELMPIVYTPTVGLATQKFSEVFQRGRGIWISPADRGQMKSRLEAAVSGRQIRLAVVTDNESILGIGDQGAGGMAISIGKLSLYTAAAGINPAETLPVSLDVGTNNKALLQNDLYLGWRAERMRGAEYAEFIEEFVTAFTDLFPDALIQWEDFRKDNALNILERYRHKKLSFNDDIQGTGAVALAGIFSALRVVNQTLSAQRIVIHGAGAAGLGIARQIKAALRLEGVAEEDLHRHLALLDSRGLLIDDVPPSDAYKAELCWPHASALAIGIDEDRTLEATVDAYRPTVLIGTSGQPGAFHRSLVRAMADHVDRPLIMPMSNPTANTEATPEDLLAWTEGRALIATGSPFAPVTINDRQIEIGQGNNVFIFPALGLGTLLAGAREVTDTMITAAASALADQVTEQELERGLLYPDISRLREITAHCAVRVCATAFAEGTATTAPFDDIEAAVADAMWWPDYPIFL; via the coding sequence ATGGCACAGAAGATCGTCCACACCCAGCTGCGGGGCAATGGTGTCCTGCGGGATCCGCTGCTCTACAAAGGCACGGCTCACACCCACGAGGAGCGAGAACTGCTGGGCCTGCACGGCCTGATTCCCGCCGGCTACAACACACAGGATCAGCAGGCGGTGCGCTTCTACGAGCGGCTGTGCACGGTAGCCGAACCGCTGGCGCGTTATCGGGATCTGCTGGCATTGCAGGATCGCAACGAGCACCTCTTTTATCGGATCCTCATCGATCACCTTGCTGAACTGATGCCCATCGTCTACACCCCCACCGTGGGACTGGCGACCCAGAAATTCAGTGAAGTGTTTCAGCGCGGTCGCGGCATCTGGATCAGCCCGGCCGATCGGGGCCAGATGAAGTCCCGCCTGGAAGCCGCCGTCTCCGGCCGGCAGATCCGTCTGGCTGTTGTTACCGACAACGAATCCATTCTCGGCATCGGCGATCAGGGTGCCGGCGGAATGGCGATTTCCATTGGCAAGCTGTCCCTCTACACCGCGGCTGCCGGAATCAATCCGGCGGAAACCCTGCCTGTGAGTCTCGATGTCGGGACCAACAACAAAGCACTGCTGCAGAATGATCTGTATCTCGGCTGGCGCGCGGAGAGAATGCGCGGGGCGGAATACGCGGAGTTCATTGAAGAATTCGTGACCGCGTTCACCGACCTGTTTCCAGACGCGCTCATTCAGTGGGAAGACTTCCGCAAAGACAACGCACTCAACATCCTCGAACGCTACCGCCATAAAAAACTGTCGTTCAACGACGACATCCAGGGCACCGGTGCCGTCGCGCTGGCGGGCATATTCAGCGCACTGCGGGTGGTCAATCAGACACTCTCGGCTCAGCGTATCGTCATCCATGGCGCTGGTGCCGCAGGTCTGGGTATCGCGCGCCAGATCAAAGCCGCTCTGCGCCTTGAGGGTGTGGCGGAGGAAGATCTGCACCGGCATCTGGCGCTGCTGGACAGCCGCGGACTGCTGATCGACGACGTACCGCCAAGCGATGCCTACAAAGCCGAGCTGTGCTGGCCACACGCAAGCGCCCTGGCAATCGGCATCGATGAGGACCGCACTCTCGAGGCGACGGTGGACGCCTATCGGCCGACGGTACTGATCGGCACCTCCGGTCAGCCCGGTGCCTTCCATCGCAGTCTGGTCCGTGCAATGGCGGACCATGTCGATCGACCGCTGATCATGCCGATGTCAAATCCGACCGCGAACACGGAAGCCACCCCCGAAGATCTGCTGGCCTGGACCGAGGGTCGCGCACTGATCGCAACCGGAAGTCCCTTTGCACCGGTCACGATCAATGACCGGCAGATCGAAATCGGCCAGGGCAACAACGTGTTCATTTTCCCCGCACTCGGGCTGGGTACCCTGCTTGCCGGGGCCCGTGAGGTCACCGACACCATGATCACCGCAGCCGCGAGCGCGCTGGCCGATCAGGTCACCGAACAGGAACTCGAACGCGGACTGCTGTATCCGGACATCTCCCGGCTGCGGGAAATCACCGCGCACTGCGCCGTGCGTGTCTGCGCCACTGCTTTTGCAGAAGGTACCGCCACCACAGCGCCTTTCGACGATATCGAAGCAGCGGTAGCGGATGCCATGTGGTGGCCCGACTACCCGATATTTCTCTGA
- a CDS encoding dihydrolipoamide acetyltransferase family protein, with product MSEYVFKLPDLGEGTVEAEIVAWHVKPGDRVSEGDTIADVMTDKANVEVPAPVTGTVLRTTGEPGDMVAVGDELIAFEVATDTAATPAASASKKPVPVEKPAPGPAPAVSRSGENADEKTHEQTEGASSVPAPSAPAPAPSAPAPSASAPAAPVIEPEAGQVSAQGEADARIRTSPAIRRHAKEAGISLAGITGTGPRGRILRRDLEAALEGHAPAAAVAVSGVGPIIERKVIGVRRLIATRLQASKREIPHFAYVEEVDVTALESLRRRLNTGADDGDSNAVRRTGAGESLTFLPFIAFALMRALKAHPNCNSHFDSERGVLLEYERVHLGIATQTDDGLKVPVVHNASSLGLRALAQEIARVAQAARDGSATRAELGGSTITLTSLGRLGGIVSTPVINAPEVAIIGINKAVKRPMVVDDAITVRLMMNLSSSFDHRFVDGYDAASLIQRMKSFLEEPATLFID from the coding sequence GTGAGCGAGTATGTATTCAAACTGCCGGATCTGGGTGAAGGCACTGTCGAGGCTGAGATCGTGGCGTGGCATGTCAAGCCCGGGGACCGGGTTTCCGAAGGCGATACTATCGCCGATGTCATGACCGACAAAGCCAATGTCGAGGTACCGGCGCCGGTAACCGGTACGGTTCTGCGGACCACCGGTGAGCCGGGAGATATGGTCGCGGTCGGTGACGAGCTCATCGCTTTCGAGGTTGCAACGGACACGGCTGCAACACCAGCTGCATCCGCATCAAAAAAACCGGTCCCAGTTGAGAAGCCGGCACCCGGGCCTGCGCCGGCAGTCAGTCGATCCGGTGAAAATGCCGACGAAAAAACGCACGAGCAGACGGAGGGGGCGAGTTCAGTACCAGCGCCATCAGCACCAGCACCAGCACCATCAGCGCCGGCCCCTTCAGCGTCCGCACCCGCAGCACCGGTGATTGAGCCTGAAGCAGGTCAGGTGTCCGCGCAGGGTGAAGCAGACGCCAGAATTCGAACATCCCCCGCCATCAGACGCCACGCCAAAGAAGCGGGCATCTCACTGGCCGGCATCACCGGCACCGGCCCGCGTGGACGGATCCTGCGACGGGACCTTGAAGCCGCTCTGGAAGGCCACGCACCTGCGGCGGCAGTCGCGGTGAGCGGGGTAGGCCCGATAATCGAGCGCAAAGTCATCGGAGTGAGGCGGCTGATCGCTACCCGACTCCAGGCCAGCAAGCGCGAGATCCCGCACTTCGCCTATGTGGAAGAGGTGGATGTCACCGCGCTGGAATCTCTGCGCCGGAGACTCAATACCGGTGCCGACGACGGTGATTCGAATGCGGTTCGTCGCACCGGTGCCGGAGAGTCTCTGACCTTTCTGCCGTTTATTGCCTTTGCTCTGATGCGTGCGCTCAAGGCGCATCCCAACTGCAATTCACACTTCGACAGTGAGCGCGGCGTGCTGCTCGAATATGAGCGCGTGCACCTGGGAATCGCGACCCAGACAGACGATGGTCTCAAAGTGCCGGTGGTGCACAACGCCAGCAGCCTCGGTTTGCGCGCACTGGCGCAAGAAATCGCCCGGGTCGCCCAGGCAGCCCGGGACGGCAGCGCTACCCGGGCGGAACTGGGTGGTTCCACCATCACCCTCACCAGCCTCGGGCGCCTCGGCGGAATCGTTTCGACTCCGGTGATCAATGCGCCGGAAGTCGCCATCATCGGGATCAATAAAGCGGTCAAACGACCCATGGTTGTCGATGACGCTATCACCGTGCGGCTGATGATGAATCTTTCATCCTCCTTCGATCACAGATTCGTCGATGGCTACGACGCCGCCTCACTGATTCAGCGGATGAAATCCTTTCTGGAGGAGCCGGCTACCCTGTTCATCGACTGA
- a CDS encoding alpha-ketoacid dehydrogenase subunit beta: MARMNMIQALNSAMDIMLSRDPNVVIIGQDIGYFGGVFRTTDGLQRKHGEHRVIDAPIAEGGIIGSAIGMGVNGLRPVAEIQFADYIYPGCDQIISELARLRYRTAGDFFAPVTIRTPCGGGIRGGQTHSQSPEGVFTHVCGLKVIMPSNPYDAKGLLISAIEDDDPVIFFEPKRIYNGPFDGNPDRPAVPWTIHAKGEVPEGYYTVPISRAEIVEPGEDVTVLCYGTMVHVCQAAARLADVDAEIIDIRTLAPLDVDTICTSVEKTGRCVIAHEATRFSGYGAELSATVQEECFYSLEAPILRVTGWDTPYPHAFEWDYFPGQKRVAAALEKVMEAA; encoded by the coding sequence ATGGCCCGGATGAACATGATTCAGGCGCTCAACTCGGCGATGGACATCATGCTGAGCAGAGACCCGAATGTGGTGATAATCGGGCAGGACATCGGCTATTTCGGCGGTGTCTTCCGGACCACGGATGGGCTGCAGCGCAAACACGGCGAACATCGGGTAATCGATGCCCCGATCGCAGAAGGAGGCATCATCGGCAGCGCGATCGGGATGGGGGTGAACGGTCTGCGGCCGGTCGCTGAGATCCAGTTCGCCGACTACATCTACCCCGGCTGCGATCAGATCATTTCCGAACTGGCGCGGCTGCGCTACCGTACGGCGGGAGACTTTTTCGCGCCGGTAACCATCCGCACACCCTGTGGCGGCGGCATCCGGGGTGGTCAGACCCACTCCCAGAGTCCCGAGGGTGTATTCACCCACGTCTGCGGACTCAAGGTGATCATGCCGTCGAATCCTTACGATGCGAAGGGCCTGCTGATCAGTGCGATCGAAGACGACGACCCGGTAATTTTTTTCGAGCCGAAACGGATCTACAACGGACCCTTCGATGGCAACCCGGACCGGCCGGCGGTGCCCTGGACGATTCATGCGAAGGGCGAGGTTCCGGAGGGGTACTACACGGTACCGATCAGCCGGGCCGAGATCGTCGAACCGGGCGAGGATGTGACCGTTCTCTGCTACGGAACCATGGTGCACGTATGTCAGGCGGCCGCCCGACTGGCGGACGTGGACGCTGAGATCATCGACATCCGCACCCTCGCGCCGCTGGATGTCGACACGATCTGCACATCCGTAGAGAAAACCGGGCGTTGTGTGATCGCCCATGAGGCGACGCGTTTCAGCGGCTATGGAGCCGAGCTCTCCGCCACCGTGCAGGAGGAGTGCTTCTACTCGCTGGAAGCTCCCATTCTGCGTGTCACAGGCTGGGACACGCCGTATCCCCATGCCTTCGAATGGGATTATTTCCCCGGGCAGAAGCGGGTTGCCGCGGCCCTTGAAAAGGTGATGGAGGCGGCGTGA
- a CDS encoding thiamine pyrophosphate-dependent enzyme, whose product MSRTPRLHIPHPPGRPGDVPDFSYVEISPAGAVPRPDITTRLRDIERSLAFDMVRVLDDAHEAVGPWHPHLEAQDLQVGLRHMLLTRLYDDRMVRMQRQGRISFYMKSRGEEAVAVAAAMALEPSDMLFPSYRTQGLQISRGRNPVDLMCQCLSNTRDMCKGRQMPVMYHWARGNIFSISGNLTTQFPQAVGWAMASAIKGEDAIAAAWIGEGSSAEADFHHAMTFASVYRAPVVLNIVNNQWAISTFQGFAGGENRPFAARGPGYGIAGLRVDGNDFLAVYAATAWAAERARRGHGPTLIEHVTYRADAHSTSDDPSRYRPKDEALAWPLGDPLERLKQHMISEGCWSDEQHEKLTQELTALLDAAWVEATSYGTMTEGPSLDRNELFEDVFKDMPNHLLRQRDELRALEG is encoded by the coding sequence ATGTCCCGTACCCCGCGCCTGCACATTCCCCATCCTCCGGGCCGTCCGGGTGATGTCCCGGATTTCAGCTATGTGGAGATCTCACCGGCGGGTGCAGTGCCCCGTCCGGATATCACAACCCGGCTCAGAGACATTGAGCGCAGCCTCGCCTTCGACATGGTGCGGGTGCTGGACGATGCGCATGAGGCGGTAGGACCCTGGCATCCCCACCTCGAAGCCCAGGATCTCCAGGTCGGCCTGCGCCATATGCTGCTCACCCGTCTCTACGACGACCGCATGGTGCGTATGCAGCGTCAGGGCAGGATCTCCTTCTACATGAAGAGTCGCGGTGAAGAGGCGGTCGCCGTCGCTGCGGCGATGGCTCTTGAACCGAGTGACATGCTGTTTCCCTCGTATCGGACCCAGGGTCTGCAGATCAGCCGGGGCAGGAATCCGGTGGATCTGATGTGTCAGTGCCTGTCCAATACCCGGGACATGTGCAAAGGACGCCAGATGCCGGTGATGTACCACTGGGCCCGGGGCAACATCTTCTCGATTTCCGGAAACCTCACCACCCAGTTTCCCCAGGCGGTAGGCTGGGCGATGGCGTCCGCGATAAAGGGGGAGGATGCCATCGCGGCAGCCTGGATCGGCGAGGGCTCGAGTGCCGAGGCAGACTTTCACCACGCGATGACCTTTGCTTCCGTGTATCGAGCGCCGGTGGTGCTGAACATCGTCAACAATCAGTGGGCGATCTCTACTTTCCAGGGCTTTGCAGGTGGTGAGAACCGGCCTTTTGCCGCGCGCGGCCCGGGCTATGGCATCGCCGGATTGCGGGTGGATGGCAATGATTTCCTCGCGGTGTATGCGGCAACTGCCTGGGCGGCAGAGCGTGCCCGCCGGGGTCATGGACCCACACTCATCGAGCATGTGACCTATCGGGCAGACGCCCATTCCACCAGTGATGACCCCTCCCGCTACCGGCCCAAGGATGAAGCGCTCGCCTGGCCGCTGGGGGATCCTCTGGAGCGTCTGAAGCAGCATATGATCTCAGAGGGCTGCTGGAGTGATGAACAGCACGAGAAGCTCACACAGGAGCTGACGGCCCTGCTCGACGCCGCCTGGGTGGAAGCCACCAGTTACGGCACCATGACTGAGGGTCCGAGTCTCGATCGCAACGAACTGTTCGAAGATGTGTTCAAGGACATGCCGAATCATCTGCTCAGGCAGCGCGACGAACTGCGCGCACTGGAGGGTTGA